In Gossypium hirsutum isolate 1008001.06 chromosome D06, Gossypium_hirsutum_v2.1, whole genome shotgun sequence, one genomic interval encodes:
- the LOC107901657 gene encoding uncharacterized protein isoform X2, with protein sequence MKRVSVNSVDEGTRARLKHQTLLQEFLQLQKEFVSRKKKLQTVNQRRETLLAEVRFLRQRYSYLSTIKSRQPELEQDSVQLQNPYLQSKTVKPKNFSINEAGERRPSSLPGSRGKGWEKSS encoded by the exons atGAAAAGGGTTTCTGTGAACTCGGTTGATGAAGGAACTAGGGCTAGATTGAAGCATCAAACCCTACTCCAGGAATTCTTACAATTGCAAAAG GAATTTGTTTCAAGGAAGAAAAAATTGCAGACAGTGAACCAGAGGCGAGAAACCCTTTTGGCCGAAGTTCG ATTCTTACGACAGAGGTACAGCTATTTATCGACAATCAAGTCTCGACAACCTGAACTAGAGCAAGATTCTGTTCAATTACAAAATCCCTACCTGCAAAGCAAAACGGTTAAGCCTAAGAATTTCAGTATCAATGAAGCCGGTGAAAGAAGACCATCTTCTCTTCCTG GTTCACGAGGAAAAGGGTGGGAGAAATCGAGTTGA
- the LOC107901657 gene encoding uncharacterized protein isoform X1, with protein MKRVSVNSVDEGTRARLKHQTLLQEFLQLQKEFVSRKKKLQTVNQRRETLLAEVRFLRQRYSYLSTIKSRQPELEQDSVQLQNPYLQSKTVKPKNFSINEAGERRPSSLPGINPYVVHEEKGGRNRVDVQALLRNEKSKNCSINGKRVGKKKISVALKV; from the exons atGAAAAGGGTTTCTGTGAACTCGGTTGATGAAGGAACTAGGGCTAGATTGAAGCATCAAACCCTACTCCAGGAATTCTTACAATTGCAAAAG GAATTTGTTTCAAGGAAGAAAAAATTGCAGACAGTGAACCAGAGGCGAGAAACCCTTTTGGCCGAAGTTCG ATTCTTACGACAGAGGTACAGCTATTTATCGACAATCAAGTCTCGACAACCTGAACTAGAGCAAGATTCTGTTCAATTACAAAATCCCTACCTGCAAAGCAAAACGGTTAAGCCTAAGAATTTCAGTATCAATGAAGCCGGTGAAAGAAGACCATCTTCTCTTCCTGGTATCAATCCTTATGTG GTTCACGAGGAAAAGGGTGGGAGAAATCGAGTTGATGTTCAGGCCCTGTTGAGAAACGAGAAGTCGAAAAATTGCTCCATTAATGGCAAaagagttgggaagaagaaaatATCAGTGGCTTTGAAGGTCTGA
- the LOC107901656 gene encoding probable protein phosphatase 2C 60 isoform X1, protein MGVYLSTPKTEKFSEDGENDRVRYGLASMQGWRSTMEDAHAAYPDLDASTSFFGVYDGHGGKVVAKFCAKYLHQQVLKNEAYAAGDIGTSVQRAFFRMDEMMRGQRGWRELAILGDKFNKFSGMIEGLIWSPRSGNSNDQVDNWAFEEGPHSDFSGPTSGSTACVAVLRNNQLFVANAGDSRCVISRKGQAYNLSRDHKPDLEVEKERILKAGGFIHAGRVNGCLNLARAIGDVEFKQNKFLPAEKQIVTANPDINTIELCDDDDVLVLACDGIWDCMSSQKLVDFIHEQLQYESKLSVVCERVLDRCLAPSTATGEGCDNMTMVLVQFKKPIKCASSSEQSSQSKSADNELEIEGTQD, encoded by the exons ATGGGTGTATATCTCAGCACTCCCAAAACTGAAAAATTCTCAGAAGATGGTGAGAATGATAGAGTTAGATATGGTCTAGCATCAATGCAAGGATGGCGTTCAACTATGGAAGATGCT CATGCTGCATATCCTGATCTCGATGCATCTACTTCGTTCTTTGGTGTCTATGACGGTCATGGAG GTAAGGTGGTTGCCAAGTTCTGTGCCAAATACCTTCACCAGCAGGTTCTCAAGAATGAAGCATATGCTGCTGGGGACATAGGAACATCAGTTCAGAGAGCATTTTTCAG AATGGATGAGATGATGCGTGGACAAAGAGGATGGAGAGAATTAGCCATTTTGGGTGATAAATTCAACAAGTTTTCTGGCATGATAGAAGGTTTGATATGGTCTCCTAGGAGTGGTAACAGTAATGACCAAGTTGATAACTGGGCCTTCGAGGAG GGCCCTCACTCTGACTTTTCTGGACCAACATCTGGGAGCACGGCCTGTGTTGCAGTTCTAAGAAACAATCAACTTTTTGTTGCAAATGCTGGTGATTCTCGTTGCGTAATATCTAGAAAGGGTCAG GCATACAATCTCTCTAGAGATCACAAACCAGATCTCGAGGTGGAGAAAGAAAGGATTTTAAAAGCCGGTGGTTTTATACATGCAGGACGTGTCAATGGCTGTTTGAATCTTGCAAGAGCTATAG GTGATGTTGAATTCAAGCAGAACAAGTTTTTACCCGCTGAAAAGCAAATTGTAACCGCTAATCCTGATATAAACACC atTGAGCTCTGTGATGATGATGACGTCCTTGTGCTGGCATGTGATGGAATCTG GGATTGCATGTCAAGTCAGAAGCTAGTAGatttcatccatgaacaactACAATAT GAAAGCAAGCTTTCTGTTGTCTGTGAGAGAGTACTCGACAGGTGCTTAGCACCATCGACAGCCACCGGTGAGGGTTGCGACAATATGACCATGGTCCTGGTACAGTTCAAGAAACCAATCAAGTGTGCCTCATCTTCGGAGCAATCCTCCCAATCCAAATCAGCCGACAATGAATTGGAGATAGAGGGAACTCAGGACTAG
- the LOC107901656 gene encoding probable protein phosphatase 2C 60 isoform X2, with amino-acid sequence MAFNYGRCCKVVAKFCAKYLHQQVLKNEAYAAGDIGTSVQRAFFRMDEMMRGQRGWRELAILGDKFNKFSGMIEGLIWSPRSGNSNDQVDNWAFEEGPHSDFSGPTSGSTACVAVLRNNQLFVANAGDSRCVISRKGQAYNLSRDHKPDLEVEKERILKAGGFIHAGRVNGCLNLARAIGDVEFKQNKFLPAEKQIVTANPDINTIELCDDDDVLVLACDGIWDCMSSQKLVDFIHEQLQYESKLSVVCERVLDRCLAPSTATGEGCDNMTMVLVQFKKPIKCASSSEQSSQSKSADNELEIEGTQD; translated from the exons ATGGCGTTCAACTATGGAAGATGCT GTAAGGTGGTTGCCAAGTTCTGTGCCAAATACCTTCACCAGCAGGTTCTCAAGAATGAAGCATATGCTGCTGGGGACATAGGAACATCAGTTCAGAGAGCATTTTTCAG AATGGATGAGATGATGCGTGGACAAAGAGGATGGAGAGAATTAGCCATTTTGGGTGATAAATTCAACAAGTTTTCTGGCATGATAGAAGGTTTGATATGGTCTCCTAGGAGTGGTAACAGTAATGACCAAGTTGATAACTGGGCCTTCGAGGAG GGCCCTCACTCTGACTTTTCTGGACCAACATCTGGGAGCACGGCCTGTGTTGCAGTTCTAAGAAACAATCAACTTTTTGTTGCAAATGCTGGTGATTCTCGTTGCGTAATATCTAGAAAGGGTCAG GCATACAATCTCTCTAGAGATCACAAACCAGATCTCGAGGTGGAGAAAGAAAGGATTTTAAAAGCCGGTGGTTTTATACATGCAGGACGTGTCAATGGCTGTTTGAATCTTGCAAGAGCTATAG GTGATGTTGAATTCAAGCAGAACAAGTTTTTACCCGCTGAAAAGCAAATTGTAACCGCTAATCCTGATATAAACACC atTGAGCTCTGTGATGATGATGACGTCCTTGTGCTGGCATGTGATGGAATCTG GGATTGCATGTCAAGTCAGAAGCTAGTAGatttcatccatgaacaactACAATAT GAAAGCAAGCTTTCTGTTGTCTGTGAGAGAGTACTCGACAGGTGCTTAGCACCATCGACAGCCACCGGTGAGGGTTGCGACAATATGACCATGGTCCTGGTACAGTTCAAGAAACCAATCAAGTGTGCCTCATCTTCGGAGCAATCCTCCCAATCCAAATCAGCCGACAATGAATTGGAGATAGAGGGAACTCAGGACTAG